From a single Lactococcus allomyrinae genomic region:
- a CDS encoding helix-turn-helix transcriptional regulator encodes MKKTERINLIMRYINNRAHFTIAEIQREFKVSRATAIRDINEIQEMGFPLTTELGRGGGYYVLQNQYLPAIRFNPEELKAIFISFLASKNSQLPYLQNRRSITEKLIGIANLTQQDDLLMLGDILLFENTNPANPYIFELDDYAPFELNQLINLAVRDRHLRVTYEENFGWPQLMDIWLLHIFNTNGQWLVELFDFGSEHFMYLPVDKLRHSAISDEELLLSEQEILERKLEEARVANLAVKLDGMAIQRFKRMHPPGIILSFTGMFQSSGSFNIQLDVEDKALVEYYADWLLFLGKGVQFERIPEELRSVLEQRLRNLRLP; translated from the coding sequence ATGAAAAAAACAGAACGAATTAACCTTATCATGCGCTATATCAATAACCGCGCGCATTTTACGATTGCAGAAATTCAGCGTGAATTTAAAGTTTCAAGGGCAACTGCTATCCGCGATATTAATGAAATTCAAGAAATGGGTTTTCCTTTGACAACAGAGTTAGGACGTGGTGGTGGCTACTATGTACTGCAAAATCAGTATTTGCCAGCTATAAGATTTAATCCTGAAGAGCTGAAAGCGATATTTATTAGTTTTCTTGCTTCTAAAAATTCACAACTTCCTTATTTGCAAAATCGACGTTCAATTACCGAGAAATTGATTGGGATTGCGAATCTTACCCAGCAGGATGATCTGCTAATGCTGGGCGATATTTTATTGTTTGAAAATACTAATCCAGCCAATCCTTATATTTTTGAATTAGATGACTATGCACCTTTTGAGCTCAATCAACTCATTAACCTTGCGGTACGTGACCGTCATTTGCGCGTGACTTATGAAGAAAACTTTGGTTGGCCACAATTGATGGATATTTGGCTTTTGCACATTTTTAATACGAATGGACAATGGTTAGTTGAATTGTTCGATTTTGGAAGTGAGCATTTTATGTATTTGCCTGTAGATAAGTTGCGACATTCGGCGATTTCTGATGAAGAACTTTTGCTATCTGAGCAAGAAATTTTAGAGCGAAAATTAGAAGAAGCAAGAGTAGCAAATTTAGCTGTAAAACTTGATGGAATGGCGATACAGCGTTTTAAAAGAATGCATCCACCAGGAATCATCCTATCTTTTACAGGAATGTTCCAATCAAGCGGAAGTTTTAATATACAACTTGATGTTGAGGATAAAGCTCTTGTTGAATACTATGCAGACTGGCTCTTATTTCTAGGAAAGGGCGTTCAGTTTGAACGTATTCCAGAGGAGCTGCGAAGTGTTTTGGAGCAACGGCTGAGAAATTTAAGGTTACCTTGA
- a CDS encoding peroxiredoxin, which produces MVQEITLHGEKVAKINPVTTGKAPDFTLTDLNGNDITLSLLTKPVLISVFPDINTRICSLQTKHFNVEAAKHTEIDFLSISNNTAQEQRNWCAAEGVDMTILADNGEFGRAYGLILDGGPLEGRLARSVFVVKDGEVIYSEILEELSEEPNYAAALAATK; this is translated from the coding sequence ATGGTACAAGAAATCACACTTCATGGAGAAAAAGTTGCAAAAATTAATCCTGTAACCACAGGAAAAGCTCCTGATTTTACGCTGACAGACTTGAATGGAAATGATATAACGCTGTCGCTACTTACAAAACCTGTATTAATCAGTGTTTTTCCTGATATTAATACAAGAATTTGTTCATTGCAGACGAAACATTTTAACGTTGAAGCGGCAAAACACACAGAGATAGATTTTTTAAGTATTTCTAACAACACAGCGCAAGAACAAAGAAATTGGTGTGCCGCAGAGGGCGTAGATATGACAATTTTGGCGGACAATGGAGAATTTGGGCGTGCTTACGGACTGATTCTTGATGGTGGGCCGCTCGAAGGACGACTTGCTCGTTCGGTTTTTGTCGTAAAAGATGGAGAAGTCATCTATAGTGAAATCTTAGAAGAATTGAGCGAAGAACCTAACTACGCAGCAGCTCTTGCAGCAACAAAATAA
- a CDS encoding ABC transporter ATP-binding protein, translated as MIDVIDLKKQFDNGFTALESVSFSIEKGDLVCLLGPSGCGKSTILNLVAGLLTPSAGDIQFSGKSVVHTAPKDRNIGFVFQNYALYPHMTVLENIMFPLTVGKNKIKKDEAKKIAEEYMALTNIEDLSAKKPGTLSGGQQQRVAITRALVQKPEVLLLDEPLSNLDARLRLRIREEIRKLVKEVGITAIFVTHDQEEALSISDKIIIMNEGVVQQYDDPQNLYLEPANLFVAKFIGSPIINTLEIKISNDQIDFGAFTAPLSVLTESRQKKKLIDGVYTFAIRPEDVQPVAEHGLVSMHAAENEVIGRDSIIRFEKNGTTIKSIVNLENTVRDEEKMLHFNFNKAFIFDESGARVY; from the coding sequence ATGATTGACGTAATCGATTTGAAAAAGCAATTTGACAATGGTTTCACTGCACTGGAATCAGTCAGTTTTTCCATTGAAAAGGGAGATTTGGTTTGTCTCCTAGGCCCGTCAGGTTGTGGTAAATCAACGATATTGAATCTTGTAGCTGGTCTTTTGACCCCATCAGCAGGCGATATTCAATTTAGTGGAAAGTCCGTGGTTCATACTGCACCCAAAGACAGAAATATTGGTTTCGTCTTTCAAAACTATGCGCTTTATCCGCACATGACTGTCCTTGAAAATATCATGTTTCCATTGACTGTTGGTAAAAATAAAATCAAAAAAGATGAAGCAAAAAAAATTGCTGAAGAATATATGGCACTGACAAATATTGAAGATTTAAGTGCCAAAAAACCAGGAACACTTTCTGGTGGTCAACAGCAGCGGGTAGCCATCACGCGCGCTCTGGTTCAAAAACCAGAAGTGCTCTTACTTGATGAACCGCTCTCCAACCTAGATGCTAGGTTACGTCTAAGAATCCGTGAAGAAATCCGCAAACTCGTTAAAGAAGTTGGGATTACAGCAATTTTTGTTACCCATGATCAAGAAGAAGCCCTTTCTATCTCTGACAAGATTATCATCATGAACGAAGGTGTTGTTCAACAGTATGATGACCCACAAAATCTCTATCTTGAACCAGCTAATTTGTTTGTTGCAAAATTTATCGGCTCACCGATTATCAATACTTTAGAAATTAAAATTTCCAATGATCAAATTGATTTTGGAGCATTTACAGCCCCTCTGTCAGTACTGACAGAAAGTCGTCAGAAGAAAAAGCTGATTGATGGCGTTTATACTTTTGCAATCAGACCCGAGGATGTCCAACCTGTTGCAGAACACGGTCTTGTCAGTATGCACGCTGCTGAAAATGAGGTGATTGGGCGCGACTCAATCATTCGCTTTGAAAAAAACGGAACGACCATCAAATCTATCGTTAATCTTGAAAATACAGTTCGTGATGAAGAAAAAATGCTCCATTTTAATTTTAATAAAGCTTTTATTTTTGATGAAAGTGGGGCGCGTGTTTATTGA
- a CDS encoding carbohydrate ABC transporter permease, whose amino-acid sequence MAKKKYRPENQKKAWWFLLPSLLVIAVFSIYPLFRSFYMSFQSGFLLNQQFAGFSNYIQIFHDPVFIQALENTAIFGIVVVPLALAISLLIAWIIFEKVKHKAIFETIFFMPYVTSMIAVGIIFQYFFNKDYGMVNFLLGLVGIPSVNWLDNIHMSIPTLIIFGIWNGLAFNIIILLSGFRNINPEYYTIAEMYGATGWEKFSRITFPQLLPTISFLLTVNFIGAFKVYTEVFALFGGQAGIANSAVTAVFYIYNKFYLMGRPGVAMAASVVLFLIIIVITIVQRMLTRRKDI is encoded by the coding sequence ATGGCAAAGAAAAAATATCGGCCTGAAAATCAGAAAAAAGCATGGTGGTTTTTACTTCCTTCTTTGCTCGTGATTGCAGTGTTCAGCATCTATCCGTTATTTCGGTCATTTTATATGAGCTTTCAGTCTGGATTTTTGCTGAATCAACAATTTGCTGGTTTTAGTAATTATATTCAGATTTTCCATGACCCTGTTTTTATTCAGGCACTTGAAAATACAGCAATTTTTGGGATAGTGGTTGTCCCATTGGCACTCGCTATTTCACTTTTAATTGCATGGATTATCTTTGAAAAAGTTAAACATAAAGCTATTTTTGAAACGATTTTCTTTATGCCTTATGTCACATCAATGATTGCTGTTGGGATTATTTTTCAATATTTCTTCAATAAAGATTATGGGATGGTCAACTTTTTACTCGGTCTTGTCGGCATTCCATCGGTCAACTGGCTAGATAATATTCATATGAGCATTCCCACACTTATCATCTTTGGGATTTGGAATGGACTTGCTTTTAATATTATTATTCTTTTATCAGGCTTTCGTAATATTAATCCTGAGTATTACACCATTGCAGAAATGTATGGGGCAACAGGCTGGGAAAAATTCAGCCGTATCACGTTTCCGCAACTTTTGCCTACGATTAGTTTTCTTTTAACAGTGAACTTTATCGGTGCTTTCAAAGTCTATACCGAAGTCTTCGCACTATTTGGTGGGCAAGCAGGGATTGCAAATTCGGCAGTAACAGCAGTCTTCTATATCTACAATAAATTCTATTTGATGGGGCGACCAGGAGTGGCTATGGCAGCATCAGTTGTACTTTTCTTGATTATTATTGTAATTACGATTGTTCAGAGAATGTTGACAAGGAGAAAAGACATATGA
- a CDS encoding carbohydrate ABC transporter permease → MRKITTGLAYAFLLVMSLITLFPFVYMILTGLMTHQETVQMPPTLIPHHLQFSNYVEVFKEIPFLRYFVNTLFVSVITTIATLITCTLAAFALTSLQFRFKKLIFTIMVGLLMVPYESIIFTNYNTIANLGLLNTYAALIVPFLTSIFYIYFLNNYMKAMPDSIYKAAKVDGASDMEYIWRVLVPMVRPALVTVGILTFIMSWNSFLWPLLVTNNDNMRLLNNGLAAFETESGAQTQLQMAAATMTVVPVLIIYFVFRKEIIKGVSNNGTKG, encoded by the coding sequence ATGAGAAAAATAACTACAGGACTTGCTTACGCTTTCTTATTGGTCATGTCGCTCATCACGTTATTTCCCTTTGTTTATATGATTTTGACAGGCTTGATGACACATCAAGAAACGGTGCAAATGCCACCTACATTGATTCCACATCATTTACAGTTCTCAAACTATGTAGAAGTTTTCAAAGAAATTCCATTTTTACGTTATTTCGTCAATACACTCTTTGTGTCAGTCATAACGACGATTGCAACGTTGATTACTTGTACTTTAGCTGCTTTTGCTCTGACGAGTTTACAGTTTAGGTTCAAAAAACTGATTTTTACCATCATGGTTGGACTTTTGATGGTTCCTTATGAGTCTATTATTTTTACGAATTATAATACGATTGCCAATCTTGGACTACTTAATACTTATGCAGCATTGATTGTGCCGTTTTTGACGAGTATTTTCTATATTTACTTCCTCAATAACTATATGAAAGCGATGCCTGATAGCATTTATAAGGCAGCAAAAGTCGATGGTGCAAGTGATATGGAGTATATTTGGCGAGTGTTGGTGCCAATGGTACGACCAGCTTTAGTTACTGTGGGTATTCTGACTTTTATCATGAGTTGGAATTCATTCCTCTGGCCTCTGCTTGTCACGAACAACGATAATATGCGGCTCTTGAATAATGGATTGGCTGCTTTTGAAACAGAATCGGGAGCGCAAACGCAGTTACAAATGGCGGCAGCAACGATGACTGTCGTGCCAGTGTTGATTATTTATTTTGTTTTCCGAAAAGAAATTATTAAAGGAGTGTCAAATAATGGAACAAAAGGATAA